The following are encoded together in the Brassica napus cultivar Da-Ae chromosome A9, Da-Ae, whole genome shotgun sequence genome:
- the LOC106364035 gene encoding cytochrome P450 71B13-like isoform X2: protein MIMWYIIVAVVILASLLVARNMRKTKKNLPPGPPRLPIIGNLHQLGSKPQRSMLELSEKYGPLMSLKFGNVPTVVASSPETVKDVLKTFDADCCSRPYLTYAARISYNLNDLAFSPYSKYWREVRKMTVLELYTAKRVQSFRHVREEEVASLVEFVKESASLGNAVNLSNTLMKLSGSVICRVGFGINLKGSKLEDTYEEVIRETMEVLGSFAAADYLPIIGRIIDRVTGLHSKCEKVYKAMDAFFEHSIKQHMEDESLKDDIIALLLKMERGEAGLGEYQLTRNHTKGILLNVLIAGIDTSGHTITWAMTHMIKNPRILKKAQAEVREVIKNKDTITEEDIEQLEYLKMVMKETVRINPLVPLLIPREASKDIKIAGYDVPKKTWIHVNIWGVHRNPNVWNEPEAFIPERFMDNEIDYKGLNFELLPFGSGRRMCPGMGMGMALAHLTLINLLYRFDWKLPEGMEIEDVDLEESYGLVSPKKVPLQLVPVLTQWS from the exons ATGATTATGTGGTATATCATTGTTGCTGTCGTCATCTTAGCATCGTTACTCGTTGCAAGGAACATgagaaagacaaagaagaaTCTACCTCCTGGACCACCAAGACTTCCCATAATTGGAAACTTGCATCAACTAGGATCCAAACCCCAACGTTCCATGCTCGAACTATCTGAAAAGTATGGACCTCTCATGTCTCTCAAGTTCGGAAACGTGCCTACCGTTGTGGCGTCATCTCCAGAGACAGTGAAGGATGTCTTAAAAACGTTCGACGCAGATTGTTGTTCGCGACCGTACTTGACGTATGCTGCAAGAATCTCGTACAACTTGAACGACCTAGCCTTCTCTCCTTATAGCAAGTACTGGAGGGAAGTACGAAAGATGACGGTTCTTGAGCTCTACACGGCGAAAAGGGTGCAATCGTTTCGACatgtaagagaagaagaagttgctTCCTTGGTCGAGTTCGTAAAGGAGTCTGCTTCATTGGGGAACGCGGTTAACTTGAGCAACACGTTAATGAAACTGTCTGGAAGTGTGATATGCAGAGTAGGGTTTGGGATAAATCTCAAAGGGAGCAAACTCGAGGATACGTATGAGGAAGTCATTCGAGAAACCATGGAGGTGTTGGGGAGCTTCGCAGCAGCTGATTACCTTCCTATCATTGGTCGAATCATCGATAGGGTCACGGGGTTACATAGCAAATGTGAGAAGGTTTACAAGGCAATGGATGCATTTTTCGAACATTCTATAAAGCAACATATGGAAGATGAGAGTCTTAAAGATGATATCATTGCCTTGCTTCTCAAAATGGAAAGGGGAGAGGCTGGACTTGGAGAGTATCAACTTACTAGAAACCACACCAAAGGGATTCTTCTA aATGTTCTTATCGCTGGAATAGACACTTCTGGCCACACAATAACATGGGCGATGACACACATGATCAAAAACCCAAGAATTTTAAAGAAAGCACAAGCCGAGGTAAGAGAAGTGATCAAAAACAAAGACACCATCACAGAAGAAGATATAGAACAACTCGAGTATCTCAAAATGGTGATGAAAGAGACGGTAAGGATCAACCCACTTGTCCCACTTCTAATCCCAAGAGAGGCTTCAAAGGATATAAAGATCGCGGGTTACGACGTTCCTAAGAAAACATGGATCCATGTCAACATTTGGGGTGTTCACAGGAATCCAAACGTTTGGAATGAGCCAGAAGCATTCATACCCGAGAGGTTCATGGACAATGAGATTGACTATAAGGGCTTGAACTTTGAGTTGTTGCCGTTTGGTAGCGGGAGGAGGATGTGTCCTGGTATGGGGATGGGTATGGCTTTGGCACACTTGACTCTTATCAACCTTCTTTATCGATTTGATTGGAAGCTTCCAGAAGGGATGGAGATAGAAGATGTTGATCTTGAAGAATCGTATGGGCTTGTGTCTCCTAAGAAAGTTCCACTTCAGCTTGTCCCGGTCCTTACTCAGTGGAGTTAA
- the LOC106364035 gene encoding cytochrome P450 71B13-like isoform X1, which yields MERGSMQESFSNRQSLCHQRRRYTSLSKRSSGDFCHQEGSKMIMWYIIVAVVILASLLVARNMRKTKKNLPPGPPRLPIIGNLHQLGSKPQRSMLELSEKYGPLMSLKFGNVPTVVASSPETVKDVLKTFDADCCSRPYLTYAARISYNLNDLAFSPYSKYWREVRKMTVLELYTAKRVQSFRHVREEEVASLVEFVKESASLGNAVNLSNTLMKLSGSVICRVGFGINLKGSKLEDTYEEVIRETMEVLGSFAAADYLPIIGRIIDRVTGLHSKCEKVYKAMDAFFEHSIKQHMEDESLKDDIIALLLKMERGEAGLGEYQLTRNHTKGILLNVLIAGIDTSGHTITWAMTHMIKNPRILKKAQAEVREVIKNKDTITEEDIEQLEYLKMVMKETVRINPLVPLLIPREASKDIKIAGYDVPKKTWIHVNIWGVHRNPNVWNEPEAFIPERFMDNEIDYKGLNFELLPFGSGRRMCPGMGMGMALAHLTLINLLYRFDWKLPEGMEIEDVDLEESYGLVSPKKVPLQLVPVLTQWS from the exons ATGGAGCGTGGAAGCATGCAAGAGAGCTTCTCTAATCGCCAAAGCCTCTGCCATCAGAGGAGACGATACACCAGTTTGAGTAAAAGATCCTCTGGAGATTTCTGTCATCAGGAAG GAAGCAAGATGATTATGTGGTATATCATTGTTGCTGTCGTCATCTTAGCATCGTTACTCGTTGCAAGGAACATgagaaagacaaagaagaaTCTACCTCCTGGACCACCAAGACTTCCCATAATTGGAAACTTGCATCAACTAGGATCCAAACCCCAACGTTCCATGCTCGAACTATCTGAAAAGTATGGACCTCTCATGTCTCTCAAGTTCGGAAACGTGCCTACCGTTGTGGCGTCATCTCCAGAGACAGTGAAGGATGTCTTAAAAACGTTCGACGCAGATTGTTGTTCGCGACCGTACTTGACGTATGCTGCAAGAATCTCGTACAACTTGAACGACCTAGCCTTCTCTCCTTATAGCAAGTACTGGAGGGAAGTACGAAAGATGACGGTTCTTGAGCTCTACACGGCGAAAAGGGTGCAATCGTTTCGACatgtaagagaagaagaagttgctTCCTTGGTCGAGTTCGTAAAGGAGTCTGCTTCATTGGGGAACGCGGTTAACTTGAGCAACACGTTAATGAAACTGTCTGGAAGTGTGATATGCAGAGTAGGGTTTGGGATAAATCTCAAAGGGAGCAAACTCGAGGATACGTATGAGGAAGTCATTCGAGAAACCATGGAGGTGTTGGGGAGCTTCGCAGCAGCTGATTACCTTCCTATCATTGGTCGAATCATCGATAGGGTCACGGGGTTACATAGCAAATGTGAGAAGGTTTACAAGGCAATGGATGCATTTTTCGAACATTCTATAAAGCAACATATGGAAGATGAGAGTCTTAAAGATGATATCATTGCCTTGCTTCTCAAAATGGAAAGGGGAGAGGCTGGACTTGGAGAGTATCAACTTACTAGAAACCACACCAAAGGGATTCTTCTA aATGTTCTTATCGCTGGAATAGACACTTCTGGCCACACAATAACATGGGCGATGACACACATGATCAAAAACCCAAGAATTTTAAAGAAAGCACAAGCCGAGGTAAGAGAAGTGATCAAAAACAAAGACACCATCACAGAAGAAGATATAGAACAACTCGAGTATCTCAAAATGGTGATGAAAGAGACGGTAAGGATCAACCCACTTGTCCCACTTCTAATCCCAAGAGAGGCTTCAAAGGATATAAAGATCGCGGGTTACGACGTTCCTAAGAAAACATGGATCCATGTCAACATTTGGGGTGTTCACAGGAATCCAAACGTTTGGAATGAGCCAGAAGCATTCATACCCGAGAGGTTCATGGACAATGAGATTGACTATAAGGGCTTGAACTTTGAGTTGTTGCCGTTTGGTAGCGGGAGGAGGATGTGTCCTGGTATGGGGATGGGTATGGCTTTGGCACACTTGACTCTTATCAACCTTCTTTATCGATTTGATTGGAAGCTTCCAGAAGGGATGGAGATAGAAGATGTTGATCTTGAAGAATCGTATGGGCTTGTGTCTCCTAAGAAAGTTCCACTTCAGCTTGTCCCGGTCCTTACTCAGTGGAGTTAA
- the LOC106365910 gene encoding early nodulin-like protein 3, translating into MAKITLVNTSCLLSFFLLLLADLYCCKEILVGGKHTAWKIPSSPSDSLNKWAESLRFHVGDSLVWKYDGEKDSVLQVTKDAYINCNTTNPAASYSNGDTKVKLERSGPFFFISGSKSNCVQGEKLHIVVMSSRGGFFTGGSAPSPAPSPALLEAQAVPPATGSASSLTSRVGVLGFV; encoded by the exons ATGGCTAAGATAACTCTCGTTAATACTTCCTGTCTGTTATCCTTCTTCTTGTTATTGTTGGCTGATCTCTACTGTTGCAAAGAGATTCTGGTCGGAGGCAAACACACTGCTTGGAAAATCCCTTCTTCACCCTCTGACTCGCTCAACAAATGGGCTGAGAGTTTGCGGTTTCATGTTGGAGACTCTCTCG TTTGGAAGTACGATGGGGAAAAGGATTCGGTTCTGCAAGTGACAAAAGATGCATACATTAACTGCAACACCACAAACCCAGCAGCTAGCTACAGCAACGGAGACACTAAGGTGAAGCTAGAGAGATCTGGacctttcttcttcatcagcgGCTCTAAGAGCAACTGTGTCCAAGGCGAGAAGCTTCACATTGTTGTCATGTCTTCTCGTGGTGGTTTCTTCACTGGGGGCTCTGCTCCTTCTCCTGCACCTTCTCCTGCTCTTTTGGAAGCTCAAGCTGTTCCTCCTGCAACTGGTTCTGCTTCTTCTTTGACTAGTAGAGTTGGGGTTTTGGGATTTGTTTAA